The nucleotide sequence CCAGACTTCCTATTGTGTAGTAGTCATGAAAAGGCAAGGTGAAAGTACAACCTGAACCTTAGCTTGTCGAACCATTAAacactttttctaaaaaaatcctGTTACAGGATTGGGTTGCGGCAAGTACAGGACTTTAAGCTAATGAGTACAAAAGAGACAGTTTTGTTCTGTCTCTTGAATTTGTTCTTGTTGCACTAAGGTGGAAGATGAGATGTCGAAATCAAAAGATTACACTTTTTATAGGTAGAAGAAAGCAATAGCAATACAAACTTTTCTGTTAACTTTTTCCCTTTTTTGTTGCTATGGCAGATGTCAAGGTTTGGAACTAGAGCTCGTTGAGGGTGGGATGAAGAGGATGAATCTGATGATGACGACCTCTTCATCATTGCTGGTCTTCTTGAGGGCTCGAGGAGAAACAAGCGCAAGAAAAAGTTTCGTGGATCGTTGCCGGGTCGCCGCAAAGTGCCATGGAACATTTCTGAAGGTCACAATCGCATCTACCTAGACTACTTCATGGACCAATGTGTATACAGTGAGAAACATTTTAGAAGGAGGTTTCGGATGTCTAGGTCGCTCTTTCTGCGGATAGTGGATGCAGTGGAGTCTCATGATGACTATTTCCGTCAGAAGCCCGATGCCATCGGAACTCTTGGCGCCTCTCCCATACAGAAGGTTGTTACCGCCATTCGGATTCTTGCCTATGGTATTTTGGTCGACTTTTTGGATGAGTATGTGAGGATGGGAGAGAGCACAATCATTGAGTGTCTGAAACATTTTGTGAAGGCTGTCGTCGAGGTCTTTGGTGAAGAATACTTGAGGCCCCCCAATGCCCAGGACACAGCCAGACTGTTGGCAATTAATAGTGCAAGAGGGTTCCCAGGAATGCTTGGTTCCGTTGATTGCATGCATTGGAAATGGGACAAGTGCCCAGTAGGTTGGAAAGGAGCATACGAAGGGAAAGAAGATGGGCCGACCATGATCCTTGAGGCCGTTGCATCACAAGATCTATGGATCTGGCATGCATTCTTCGGCCTTCCAGGTTCTCTAAATGATATCAACGTTTTGCGCCGCTCTCCACTCTTCCAAAGTCTGACCTCTGGGACGGCGCCACAAGTGGAATACATGGTCAATGGAAACAAGTACACAATGGGGTACTATCTTGCTGATGGGATATACCCAGCCTGGGCAACGTTTGTCAAAGCTTTTCAACATCCACAGGGCAACAAGAAGATCCACTTCACAATGGCACAAGAAGCAGCGAGGAAAGATGTGGAAAGAGCGTTTGGGGTGCTCCAAGCTCGCTTTGCAATTGTGCGGGGTCTTGCAAGAATGTGGCATAAGGAAGATCTATGGTACATAATGCAAGCTTGTGTAGTCTTGCACAACATGATCATTGAGGGTGAGCGAGATGAGGAAGATGATTTTAACTACCATCAGGAGGGTGTCCCTATGTTGCAACTTATGGACTACCAACGTCGTAATCCGCTTGTGCTAGAGGACTTCCTG is from Miscanthus floridulus cultivar M001 chromosome 7, ASM1932011v1, whole genome shotgun sequence and encodes:
- the LOC136465398 gene encoding protein ALP1-like, translating into MDQCVYSEKHFRRRFRMSRSLFLRIVDAVESHDDYFRQKPDAIGTLGASPIQKVVTAIRILAYGILVDFLDEYVRMGESTIIECLKHFVKAVVEVFGEEYLRPPNAQDTARLLAINSARGFPGMLGSVDCMHWKWDKCPVGWKGAYEGKEDGPTMILEAVASQDLWIWHAFFGLPGSLNDINVLRRSPLFQSLTSGTAPQVEYMVNGNKYTMGYYLADGIYPAWATFVKAFQHPQGNKKIHFTMAQEAARKDVERAFGVLQARFAIVRGLARMWHKEDLWYIMQACVVLHNMIIEGERDEEDDFNYHQEGVPMLQLMDYQRRNPLVLEDFLKIHDEIEDRSSHERLRDDLVEHLWAIHSSS